Below is a window of Populus trichocarpa isolate Nisqually-1 chromosome 3, P.trichocarpa_v4.1, whole genome shotgun sequence DNA.
AATATTCACCTATATCTTCATGACAACATCATTAGCACGTGTCCCATGCATGTTCATGGAATCACGGGCTGTAGTGTACAGCATTTGTTATCTTCAACATTGGATACAAGTAACTCGGAAAAGTTCGCACAAGAAGATTTTCAACATTGATCGTTAACCACACAAACTTGGTGGTGATAATAGGACATATATACAAGGATAAGTTCTTTTCCAGGTGTCCACCCATATAATGCATGTCAGCTGCCCTCCCAAAAACAGAAGCAACAGAAGAGCTATTTCTCACACGCCATGGCCACAAAAGTCTGTGTTACAGGAGGCTCTGGGTATATTGGTTCCTGGCTCGTCAGGAAGCTATTGGTGAAAGGCTACACTGTCCATGCAACACTAAGAAACTTGggtctctctccccctctcttttatttttttgttttgtttgtgttaaCATGGATGTCTTACATGTTTTCTTGGAATAGCAGAGGACAAATCCAAAGTAGGCCTACTCAATTCCCTTCCAAACGCAGATACCAAATTAGTCCTGTTCCAAGCTGATATATACAATCCCCATGAGTTTGACGATGCAATTCAAGGGTGTGAATTTGTTTTCCATGTTGCCACTCCAATGCAACATGACCCCGAAAGTTCTCGGGTCAGTAATTTGTAGTTGGGATTTAAATATTATGAGCAATTAGCAAATACTGTTTTTCTTGGTTACAATTAAcatataattttgaaagttgaaaaacaGTACAAGGATAGAGTGGAAGCAACAATTGCTGGAGCGAGGAGCATAGCTGACTGTTGCGTCAAATCACAAACTGTTAAGCGTCTCATCTACACTGCAACTGTGTTGGCATCATCACCATTGAATGAACATGGAAGTGGCTATAAATCTTGCATGGATGAATCCTGCTGGACTCCTTCTGATCTCTCACTCACTTATGCCAATGATTATGTAATGGTATTTCTCCTATCTTACCCTGAATTACCACTAAGGATGATGTTggtcactaccagaaaatcgataaatacaaacggaaatactaaaggaatattttcgtcggtaaatttttgagggattttaccgatggaaatattctctcggtatataccgagggaattaccgtgggaaaaaaatttaaaacaaaacaaaaaaaatgatgacgtgtcatttttactaacagaattaccgacgaatgcgtatgtaaaatttttattgctaaaaatttagcatattaataattaaaaaatattaatattcaattatccgtaggtaaatccgtcgctaacacgctccaataaaaagcctgaatgctcttatttcacaagagacagactcattttttataattcttcttcttctacttcttcttcttcactatatataaaaaacatcaatatctatttctttctcttcttttctctcctcatctccttctcttttctttcatgctcgggtatgtcttctttttcttttttcttttatccttttagttttttttttaattaatatgctttacgaaattttttttctatccttagcttcacttgcaactacattaaggtaagatttttttttctttttttttcatgatttttttcactatatttgttttttattgtttttgttcttaataattgtatagatgttgttgtgagatttttttttcatatgagattaatttttagttgatttatttataggatttttaaatttttagcaattgcaacttcatttttttcatacgaaactttttagttgaatttttttttcattttatttatttgttgcaaatttgtttgagttgattttcttatttttttccaagaattttgagtatatattatacagtgttgattaatgttaatttaattattttataattttataaaatgatttttttaaaatgtttttaaataattaccgatggaatttcgtTGGTATATCCGTCGATAAATccattggtaataaaaaaaattaaattacccgctttatataaaaaattaccgatgaaagattcaccgacggagcatttccgtcAGTGATTTCgtaggtaaattaattaccgacaaAACATGTATCTTATGCCgatggaaaaattccgtcgataaaattgttaaatcttGTGTAGTGggtcctttctttctttttatattcccTGAAGGGACATGGCATGGTTGGTGATTCTTTCTATTTCCGTAGGAATATAcgaattcaaaaacattagCTGAGAAAGAGGTTTTGAGTTATAATGAAATTGAGGATGCGAAGCTTGAAGTGGTGACTCTTCTCTGTGGTCTAGTGGGAGGAGAGACTATTCTTTCCCATGTGCCTTCGAGTGTACAAGTGATTATTTCACCATTTACTGGCAACATATTTGGTTACTATCAAGGTTTGAAGTTTATAGAAGAAGTTTTGGGATCAGTTCCTCTTGTTGGCATTGATGATGTTTGTGAGGCACACA
It encodes the following:
- the LOC7497838 gene encoding putative anthocyanidin reductase, producing MATKVCVTGGSGYIGSWLVRKLLVKGYTVHATLRNLEDKSKVGLLNSLPNADTKLVLFQADIYNPHEFDDAIQGCEFVFHVATPMQHDPESSRYKDRVEATIAGARSIADCCVKSQTVKRLIYTATVLASSPLNEHGSGYKSCMDESCWTPSDLSLTYANDYVMEYTNSKTLAEKEVLSYNEIEDAKLEVVTLLCGLVGGETILSHVPSSVQVIISPFTGNIFGYYQGLKFIEEVLGSVPLVGIDDVCEAHIFCMENPSMKGRFLCSAADPTVREIKAYLEENHPEFKIDEKFREEPEIRGIKCDSSKLMKMGFKYQYDMRKIIDESLECGKRLAALQLIDKMDSNTS